One Mustelus asterias chromosome 10, sMusAst1.hap1.1, whole genome shotgun sequence DNA window includes the following coding sequences:
- the LOC144500086 gene encoding histone H2B 7-like yields the protein MPEEKKVQVSKKDAKKAQKSPPTKGCKVRRRSKKESYSIYIYKVMKQVHPDTGISSKAMSFMNLLDSDIFERIVGESSHLSHYNKRSTVSSPEIQTSVRLLLPRELAKHAVSEWLKAVTKYISSK from the coding sequence ATGCCAAGAAAGCCCAGAAGAGTCCACCAACAAAAGGCTGCAAGGTGAGGAGGAGGTCCAAGAAGGAGAGCTactccatctacatctacaaagtgatgaagcaggttcaccccgacaccggcatctcctccaaggccatgagctTCATGAACCTGCTCGATAGCGACATCTTTGAGCGCATCGTAGGTGAGTCTTCCCACCTGTCCCATTACAATAAGCGCAGCACCGTCAGCTCCCCGGAGATCCAGACCAGCGTGCGTCTGCTGCTGCCCAgggaactggccaagcacgccgtGTCGGAGTGGCTaaaggcggtgaccaagtacaTCAGCTCCAAGTGA